In one Lolium rigidum isolate FL_2022 chromosome 3, APGP_CSIRO_Lrig_0.1, whole genome shotgun sequence genomic region, the following are encoded:
- the LOC124700779 gene encoding uncharacterized protein LOC124700779 — MPGRGGCYRLGAVWLLVAAAASFQFRWRRRYTPRGLCKAVEGNSFQPRSWEAGRGKVSSLPAPTKATKSSTRVCKELLLEVLSPMFRSSYRRPPAQRASIGKKAVTEWRWSCAAAAFKGNLSLGHGRRQGTAFHGCKGCLKRVHKE, encoded by the exons ATGCCAG GCAGGGGAGGTTGTTACAGGCTAGGTGCTGTGTGGCTCTTGGTGGCTGCGGCTGCTTCGTTCCAgttccggtggcggcggcggtacacCCCTAGGGGTCTCTGCAAGGCTGTTGAAGGGAACTCTTTTCAGCCTCGGTCCTGGGAGGCAGGGCGTGGCAAGGTGTCTTCCTTGCCTGCACCGACCAAGGCCACAAAGAGTAGCACACGTGTCTGCAAG GAGCTGCTGCTGGAGGTCTTGTCGCCGATGTTCCGGAGCAGCTACCGCCGGCCTCCTGCCCAACGTGCTTCCATCGGCAAGAAAGCCGTCACAGAATG GCGCTGGAGCTGTGCGGCGGCGGCCTTCAAAGGGAACTTGAGCCTGGGTCATGGGAGGAGGCAGGGCACGGCCTTCCATGGGTGCAAGGGCTGCCTGAAGCGCGTCCACAAGGAGTAG
- the LOC124697653 gene encoding probable aldehyde oxidase 2, with translation MVAVWFCSAQQHASEGGTQCAASFHRPNARHHKRLLSSKASGEPPLLLAASVHCAMREAIRAARTEFYADSPLTFQMDVPATMAHVKELCVLDVVERHLHSLSAAAVAPAKA, from the exons ATGGTAGCTGTGTGGTTCTGCTCCGCCCA GCAGCATGCGAGCGAGGGAGGGACCCAATGCGCGGCTTCATTCCATcgacccaatgcgcgccaccacAAGCGGCTGCTCTCCTCCAAGGCCTCCGgcgagccgccgctgctgctggccgcctccgtgcACTGCGCCATGCGGGAGGCCATCCGGGCCGCCAGGACCGAGTTCTACGCCGACTCGCCGCTCACGTTCCAGATGGACGTGCCCGCCACCATGGCCCACGTCAAGGAGCTCTGCGTCCTCGACGTCGTCGAGAGGCACCTACACAGCCtctccgccgctgccgtcgccCCGGCCAAGGCGTGA